The genome window ATCTGATTTCCGAGAGAGCCGATGGGCCCGTTTCTCTGCAGGCGCTTGGACCACGGGGCAGGGGCTAGGCTGGGAGGCGAAGAAAGAAGAGGCGTTTCTGAGGAGCGGGACGCAGTTCTCGGGCGCAGAAGGGCTGGCCCTCCCGCAGGACGGCCTCTATTACCTTTACTGTCACGTCGGCTACCGGGGCCGGGCGCCCCCTCCCGGCGTGGACCCCCTGGACCGCTCGGTCACGCTGCTCAGCCGGCTGTACCGGGCGGGGGGCGCCTATGGATCGGGGACCCCCGAGCTGCTGCTGGAGGGCGCGGAGACCGTGACACCTGTCTCGGACCCCGCCAGGAGGCACGAATATGGGCCCCTCTGGTACACGAGCGTGGGGTTCGGTGGCCTGGTGCAGCTCCGGAGGGGCGAGAGGGTGTACGTCAATATCAGTCACCCCGACATGGTGGACTACAGGAGGGGAAAGACCTTCTTCGGGGCGGTGATGGTGGGGTGAAGGCTACCTGCATCCCTAAAAGCAACTACTGCCTGATGAGAGTATGTGAATGAATCAGCCCGGTTACTGGGGACCCAGACACCAGGGACCCCATGGCTATGTGGAAAATGTAGATGACTGTTTGGAAACTGATTTTTGAGACCGATGAAAATAAAGAATGTAAACTTTAATGCTGCCAATACAGATGCTGAGATGCTAAGTTGTCTTCATTCAGGGTAGGTACACAAGTGTGGGTTAAATATTCTCCGTATTTTTCTGGTTGCTTGAAATAATTCATAGCACTTGGCATGGCCTCTgttccctggggtgggggatCTGTGGGTTCCACCCACCCTTGCCTCTGAATGACTTTTCCCCGACATTAGCCCATTTGGAGAGTAAGAAGGAAAGGGCCCTCCACAAATGCCAAAGCATTTCCCAGCACCCTGATTCTCAAGGCCACACGGTCCCCCCAGACTCAGCACTGCACTCTTCTCTCTTGGGTCCATCCCagtagtggggggggggggtcattgCAGGGGAAGGCAGGCACCACTCAGAATGGCCCAGTCAGCAGAGTAAACCTGAATAGGGCTGATAGTGAAGCCCTGAGCAGATCAGCACTTATTCTCTGCTAGCTGCCCCATTAGCCACAGTCAAGAGCCatagctggggggtggggtggtggaatggtggggtgtgtgtgtgtgtgtgtgtttgtgaagggTGGGGTAAAGGGAGGGGGCTGAAGGCGAGAGTTGGGAGGGTGATTGAGAAAGGGagatgcggggtggggggggtggttaGTGCCTGAGGACACCAGGGAGAAcctggagaggagggggaggaagaaaaaCTGATGCCACTTGGCCCAAGGAGGGATGGCACTGCCTCCCCACTCATTCATACTTCCATAAGTGTGAATTCACACTTGTCCATAAGTGGGCAAGTGTGGGGGCCTCAGGGTGAGCAGCCCCCTCACTCCATGACTGACTTTcagcctggggctggaggagatggaggaggagccAGGGCTCTATCTAGGTTACCCCAGTGGGTCACCCCACCTCTGCGGCACACCGCATGGTTTTTCCCCTTGCCTGGCAACCCTAGCAAGAAGGAAAGCCCAGCCAGGGGTCCCATTCTCCGAGTCTTTATTTCTGACTCcatatttgtctttgactctGTGTCCGGaagaggcttcctggaggggcAGAATGCATTTCTCTTTCCACTTTACCTACCTCACGTCCCTCTCATCGTTCACCAAAAATCAGGGAGACCAAGCTGgcatggggtggggagcagggtggTCCTTCACCTACatcttattctttgttttttttttttctttctttgatttttaatcttcttcctcctcttcactTCCATCCACTGAGAGATGGAAGCGGGTAGAAGATTGGGGCCTGGAAAAAGGGAGAAAGCCAGAATGCACAGAGCCCTCCGTGAGGTGCTCTGGTGTAgtttaggtcttttgtttatGTTTCTCATGTGGCCCCATGTGTGGTGGGGGTCCCTACCTCTCTTTGATAGATGAGGTTCGGTGACTGATACTGAACCTTTGGTAGACCGAGgtccagttcagttgcacagttaGGACTGGATTGGAAGGGGGAGGGCCGGGGACAGTCGATTCAAGAGCTCAGTTGCCCAATTAACTGTCTGAAAGTCCCTTGGCTGTGATTCAGGTGCCTGAGAATCTGGCCGCTCCCTGGCTCTTTCTCTCGGGCCACAACAGCAGGAAATCTCACCTGAGCAGGATTTGCCCCACCTAGATAGGAATTCCCAGAGTTGGAAATTCCCATGCCCTCAGGGAGAGGTAATTAAGTTCAAGTTCCTTTCTTGGGGTAGGTGCATATTCAGCTGGGCTTTGTCTTAGGCAGGATCTCTTGAGCCCCAGAAGTACGAGGAGTGAGGTCCAGGGATCTTAAGCCCTGAGGAGAAGAACTTCAGTTAGCAGCCTCTCACCCCCAAGAAGAGGCCCATGCAGAATTAATTTCCAGATAGAAGCATGTTTCTTTTCTCAGAACACTTTATTTCTCGCCACTGACCAGTAGGGCGGTTACAGGCATGACTCCCCTGGGGAGCGGAGGTTCGGTGATATAGCGACGAATCAGTCACCAAATCAGCATCATTTAGACAACTCgatcagataaatattttttaaaaaacataagcaAAAGGAGGCACAAAGGCCAGGAGGCATGGTGGGAGCAACCTGCAGTTCAGCTCCGTTTTCACAGAAAACACATCTGAGCCAAGGCAGCCCTTAGTTTGTGTCTCCCAGGACACCTTGACCTCCCGAATAAATACATtcattagtaaataaataaataataaataaataataaataatcacaAGTGCAAACATAAACAGAGGGAGTTGGCCCAGTGGGGTTGGGGCTGGGCTTCCCACCTCAGGGGAGTCTGGGAACATTGGCAGGAAGGGAAAGTTGAAGTCCACTCATGTCAAGTTCTAGGTGAGATCTTCTCAAGGAATGTTGCGAAGGGTCCCGGTAAGAGCCCTGGCCCCCACATTCTGGGTGTCCCAGGTTGCATCCGGGAACCCAAACTTGTGGACCCCAGGAAGTTCTGGAAGTTCCAGTTCCAGTCCTTGATGGTTGGTGCCCCGTTGTCCAGGTCTCACTTCCCTACATCCCTAATTTCTAAGTGCAGCTGTTGTTTAAAGTTGTAAGCTTGGAGCCCAGCCCTGAGCCCCCAATTCCCTTTCTAAACCAGAAGGGGATGAGAAGGGTCTGAAGGATTAAATAATAAGGTAACTGAGGTGGGAGAGGATGGATGTCCTGTGCCCTCACAGAGCAATTATCCCAAAGTAGACCTGTCCAGACTCGGCATAGTCCAGGTAGTCCGGCAGGTTGATCTCAGCACTGAGGCgatctcccttctccagctggaAGACCCCTCCCTGGTAGATGGGTTCGTACCAGGGCTTGGCCTCAGCCCACTCTGGGGTCTCCCTGTGGCAAGGGCTCTTGATGGCAGAGAGGATGTTGACCTTGGTCTGGTAGGAGACTGCAATGCGGCTGATGGTGTGGGTGAGGAACAAGGGGGTGGAAGGGCAGGATTGGCCCCTGAAGAGGACCTGGGAGTAGATGAGGTAAAGCCCATCAGTAGGCACCACCAGCTGGTTGTCTTCCAACTTCACACCGTTGGCCATGAGGGCATTGGCACACGAATCCAACCACAGGAGCTGCCCCTGAGCGTTGATGttggctggagggagggagaagaacgGGGAGGGGTGAGTCAGTGTGACCCTGTCAGTTCTACTCTCCACATCCTGGCCCTCAAGTTCTGCGCACCCCCCACATCCGGTTCCTGTCCCCTCTGTGTTCCCACCTCCCATCTGGCCGTGAGGTTCTGAGTATCCCCCTCAAGTTCTAAGTATCCTCCACCCCCCTTGAGCTCATGAATCCTTCTCACACTGGCTCTGTCTGCCCTCAGTCTGGATTCAGCCCCCAAATCCTAcccctccctgtctctctgcTTCTTCGTGCCCCAGAGACATCCTCAGAACTCTTACCTACAACGTGGGCTACTGGCTTGTTAATTGAGGCTTGAGAAGATGACCctgaggaggaaagaggaaaggaaaaggtgaGACCCTTAAGCTTCCCAGAAAATATCCCATACTTTGACCTCCATTCCTTCTCCCCCCAGTCCCAAACCCTAAATTTCCCCTACTGCTTCCATCCCAGGACTaaaccccacccacccccacccacccaagtCCAGCATTAGAAAAGAGGTTGTGGAGACACTTACTGAGGGTCTGAACCAGAGGGCTGTTGATGGAGAGGCCAGTTGGGGATTGctggagagaaaaaggaggatGAGTGTTAGAGCAAGTCACCCCTGAAGGAGAAACTGCTGGCTGCTTCTCTAGCTTGTACTCTATGCCCTGATGGATCTTGtcttctctctccattcatccatttttttcattcattcatccatttaacaGCTCTTTCATTGAGTTACTTCCACGTGCCAGACACGCTTAGCTTCATCTTTCCTTATCTCTCTTTCATATCGtctgtatctttttctgtctcaccATCTTCATCCAGATCACTTGTTTTGAGTCTCCATCTTTCTACTCACACCCCTTATCTGTCTACACATCTCTCTTTATGTCTGTATCCCAGCTTactcattcatccaacaaatatttagagGGCATCCCCCCTGTGCCAGATGTCTTATTTCTCcgtccttctctcttttcctcccatctctctccatgTCTCCTCCTACCTCCCTATCTTTCTCCACTATTTTCCTCCCCATTCTTGCCCATCAGCACACCTctttccccaccccatctctcgccctctttctctctcatttctctctGGGTGGGAGAATAAGCCAAGGCCGGCCAGAGACTCACCTCTTCCCTCTGGGGGCCAATTACCCCGAAGTGCAGCAGGCAGAAGAGCGTGGTGGCTCCTGCAaccaggaggaaggagaagaggctgAGGCACAAGCAACTTCTGGAGCCCTGGGGGCCCCCTGCTTTCTTGGAGAGCGCCTCCTCCGCCAGCTCCACGTCCCGGATCATGCTTTTGGTGCTCATGGTCTTTTTCAGAAGGGTTCAAGTCCAGACGGGAGACAGGAGAGCCTTGTGGCAGGGTGTGTGAGAGAGAGCAAGTTGCCTGGCTGTCTGTCGGGGGTGTGTGGTCTGGGAGGTTATCTCCAGGGGGCTCTGCAGCAGCTTGTCTCTCTCTTGGCTGGTCCCCTGGTGTCCCCGCTCTGGGAGCTTCTGTTGGCTGGGTGTGCAAACAGCTGCATTTATACGCTCTGGGGTGAGAAGAGGGCGGGGAAAGGCTCTCATTCAACCAGCGGAAAACTTCCTTGGTGGAGAAACCCATGAGCTCATCTGGAGGAAGCGGTAGCGGGCCCTACACCTTCTGTCTCGGTTTCTTCTCCATCACGGGGGCGGGGGTTTGGAAAGTTGGGGACACCCAGGCATCAAGGATACTTCCTACACTCCCCTGCTCGGATTCTGAGTGGGCTTCGATAGGCCAGTTACTGCTGTGAATATGGGACCCTGGGGGCTGGACCCATTTCCCCTCTGCCCCCCagctcccactgtttccattcctTTGGGGTTGGAGTGAGTTCTGTGGTCTGTTCCTTCTGATTTCCAGATGGGACTCAGGTAGGGGTAGAATTAGAAATGGGAGGGGCTTTACAAAGCTTAGTCCTTCATGGAGAGAAAACTCAGGGGAAACTGTGCTGGGTCCTGAGATGTGTGTTTGGGACCCTGGGGGGCGAGAGGAGCTGGAGAAAGGAAAGCTTGAGGCTCTGCAAGAACTGGGGGCGGATGGCAGGACCAAGCCTGGGACAGCCCCAGGGGCTGAAAGTAATGCTGGGAATTCATGAACTCCAGCACGGCAGGGCTTCTCCTTTCACTCTGACCAGGGACTCACCGAAACTCTGGGGCTGGTTTCAGTCTTGGTTTCCAAGGGAATGTGACTCCCCAACTTTTGCATGAAGCCCCCACCCTTCAGAGTCCCTGTGTGTGGCCATGTATCCCCAAGGAATCCCTGCTCCCTCCAGTTTTCTGGAGACAGCACTGCCCTTGAGAGCCCCCATGTGTGTGACCAGGTCTCCTGAAATGCCTCCTGTGTTCTCCAGCCCCCAGCCTTGGAGGTTGTCCCATTTCTCGGGGCCCTGGCATGGCCATGTCTTCCAGGGGGCCCCATGATCCTCCCCCATCATCCTGAACACTCTTTAGCGTTGTCAGTGCTCCTTAGGAACCT of Cervus canadensis isolate Bull #8, Minnesota chromosome 28, ASM1932006v1, whole genome shotgun sequence contains these proteins:
- the LTB gene encoding lymphotoxin-beta isoform X1, which encodes MGERGLEGRGRRPQRKGCLLLAVAGVTSLVTLLLAVPITVVAVLALVPQEQGGLVTGTADPGIQAPAHQRFESGELPEEDSETDLSPRLPAAHLIGAWTTGQGLGWEAKKEEAFLRSGTQFSGAEGLALPQDGLYYLYCHVGYRGRAPPPGVDPLDRSVTLLSRLYRAGGAYGSGTPELLLEGAETVTPVSDPARRHEYGPLWYTSVGFGGLVQLRRGERVYVNISHPDMVDYRRGKTFFGAVMVG
- the TNF gene encoding tumor necrosis factor, translated to MSTKSMIRDVELAEEALSKKAGGPQGSRSCLCLSLFSFLLVAGATTLFCLLHFGVIGPQREEQSPTGLSINSPLVQTLRSSSQASINKPVAHVVANINAQGQLLWLDSCANALMANGVKLEDNQLVVPTDGLYLIYSQVLFRGQSCPSTPLFLTHTISRIAVSYQTKVNILSAIKSPCHRETPEWAEAKPWYEPIYQGGVFQLEKGDRLSAEINLPDYLDYAESGQVYFGIIAL